The Anopheles maculipalpis chromosome 3RL, idAnoMacuDA_375_x, whole genome shotgun sequence genomic sequence caataactcaATAACTTTGAATTTGGAATATTTTGGCCgtcccgagctacctcctcaaatgtatgttctcctgttactaccagtcgctcctggtcggatttttgtgccaaaactgATCGGATTTCGATGCGGAAAAATTTGAGCAGGaccccgatccctccaccttCCGCTCAGTTATtgagaaaaacaacagcattcccatggaaaatcgactaTAACTCAGTCATTCTTAGCCCGATCCTGGTGTCctgcataccgttggatacgTCTTggagccgcgcatctttttgcgcGACACCTCAACGCGATCATtccaccccccgcccagtAGTTATGGTGATAATTTATGATAATCACAGAGCATTCtttccataaaaaaataaaaattaaattaaacgatCGTGTTGCCTCGTCGTTTGTATATaagtttgttggtttttttcacTATTAGCTTCATATTACACCACATTGTAACGCCCATCACAGTGCACCTTAGGAATCAATTTCCGGCTTAAGTCTATCGCATATTCTTTACACTGTCCAGCATTCTTCACGTGCTTACTTTGGTAGCATTTGTTTCTGCCCTGTTTTCCTCACCATCTCTTGTAGCTTAATGCAGGTAAATGCCGTTGAAATAACAGTTTTGTACAGTTTTGCATGGCGGCAATTGTGGTATCCGCCGAATTTTGGTAACTTTCGGTTCCACAAACGTACGGCTTGCGGTACGTTCGAAATGATCACGATCATAGCCTTGATGATAGAATGTACATGCGTCTCCCGCTTACGGTAGTGGCCAGGGCAGGCCGGAAAAATCGACCGGCCCACCGAGCCCAGCATCTGCCTCCAGCAGACTCATGATCACTGCCATCGCTGCCTCATCGTTGCCATCCGTGCTGCTGGCTTGCGTTTGTGAGACATCTAAAATTAAACCCATTTTGGGATATTATTTGTATACTATACCGAACCGTTTTATAACACCATTTCTTCCTAGCCTTACCATGCTCGGGGCTGATGATGGCGTTCGTCTGCACATGGCTGTAACCGGGCAGCGTACCATTGATGCGTGTCGTTACCGCGGGTGGGACGACGGCAATCGAGGAAGGCGATACACCGGTGGAGGTGACCATGCTGTGCTCGCCGGAAGTGATTGCATCGTTGGAATGGTTCGCGTCGGACAGTGCCGAACTGAAGGAGGGCTGCATTGTCGGTTCGTTGGGATTGGGGCTGCTTTCTGCAGAGttatcaacaaacaaacaaatgatgaTTAATTTATGTCAGATGAAAAGTGATGGCATAGAGCATCCACCCTTTGAAAGACCGATAATCGTTTGTCTTGATCAAGTTAATCACATTAATTGTTGGAAGTGTATCTAGCGGACTAGATTTCactaaaaaaaataggaataaATCTAtagtagaagaaaaatgttcttGACGACCGTTCTAGAGAGCAGAAAAAATTGTAGAGACAAATCGTAGGCCCATTTACTTTATCTTTACGCTCAAATGAACTAACCTAGGCAAAGGATTGAGGGTAAAGTTAAGATTTTAAGCTCGGCGAAATAAAACCACATGGAGTTGTATGACAAAGCTTGAAAGCGGTGGGATTAAACCTCTCACTAAGATTTGTTGGCGTGTTGAAGTTACGTTTGTATTCTCACAGCAAATTTCCGAAGATGGGCCATATTTATGTACAAAATAGCTGCCAGAGGTTCACGATTTCATTAGAAAGATTTATGTGAAACATTCGGGCACATAAATACAAGTCTACACGAAGAGGATTGTGACAAATAAGCCTGTCTCTCCTCCCAATAACTTAAGGTGTTCGTACTTCAATCACAGTCCGAAAATTAAGCTACTTCATTAACGTTTCTGCAAACAAAGCAACCATGCCTTACCCGAGGAAGAATCTCCCACCCGTCGCTGATGGTCCAACACCTGTTCCGCTATCTGGCGCCCTATTTTACCCGCCTCCACGTGCGAATTGATCATACGCTGTATCTCACGTCCATTCGCTAGGTACGCGccgaaaccaaaccaaaaatacaaaaacgtATTAAAATTCGCCCACCGACACACCCGGTCTAGCAGGTTCGCTTCAATAGTGCCACACCCACCATACTTACTGTGGTTGAAGAACTCGTATCCTACGCCCGGTTGCCCTCCGGTTCCCGATCCGGGCTCACCCGTCCCATCACCTAGCTCGCCCATTCCATACCCACCAGCTCGGGTCGTCCCACTGTCGCCCAACTCCGACAGGATAACGTTGTTCTTCGCGATCAGATACTCGATCTCCTTCGTCCACGGGTTGCGAAACGATTTCCATTCACTTTGAAGCCTCACAAATCCGGTCTCCTTCGTTCGCAACCGATAAACGGACGTGGTAACGCACTGTGTGCCCTGGAGAGCGGCCTTATGCGATTCGGCCAGTGCTGGAATGTCCTCGTGATGGTAGTATTCGTACATGCTCGTACCGAGCAGCTCCTGGGGCAAGAATCCAAGCACGAGTGTAGCCCGCTGATCAACGAACAGGAACTTGCCGTCCATGGCGTGCCGTGAGATGAACTGCACGTTGCGCAGGTTGGGAATGTTGTTGCGATTAAGCGACTTCCCGCTACCATTGCTTGGTGTCGCTGCCGGATTTCCATTGCTGGATGACCCCGTATTGCCACCGCTCGTGCCTGCTCCTGTGCCCGAGTTGGAATTCTGCCCATTTCGTGACCGTCCGTTGGCACTGCTCGGAGTGTGCAGACCGTTTGTAGTCAAGCTGCAGCTTTGGTTGAGATTAGGCTGTACCCGGCCAACGGCGACCAGACAGGACAGATTGCACGAGTCTCCCTCGCCGTCCGTTTCGTTCTCCTCCAGCCCAATCTTCGCCGGGGCCCACGATTTCAGATAACCGGTGCATTGTATCACGGAATACTTCTTATCTGAAATGACCACGGAACAGCGACACGGATAAGACGATCGTGCTTTCGTGAGCTAAGCTatgctaccaccaccatcatgcCACTCACACTCTCGAGGAATCCTTGTACCTTGTACCGTTTACGGGAGAAACTCACCGGAATTTACTTGCTTTTTGCGCCGATGGCACACATTGCTCACGCTGGACACACTGTTCGGTTGATCCGCTTCCTCCTTTACCTGGACGTTCGCTTTGCACTTCATTCGGCAGAAGAAGGAACGCCGAGCGCCGGGACAGAGCCGTGTCACACCTTGCGGTACATCGGTTTTGACTGGTAGCATAGCTGTTTGCGATGGTAAAGAAGTGGGCATACAGAAAATGAAGTCATTTCCGAACCAAAACGCCTAATTGTATGCAATCGTTTGTCAAATGGAAATCGAAGTGTGCttatattgcatacttttaggcgtcaagcataaagcgaatgattttcACGTACTTTTCGCATCGATTAAACGTTCCCGGGGACTTAAGTCGGACGATGATAGCTGCTCCTTCACTTTGGCCACATCCTTCGGGTGTAGTATGTCGAACCAGCTCTGTCCTAGGAGATCCCCCTATTGAATATCATTGAACCGCGTGTAGTAATTGTTCTAACTTCTATCCAAATCGTCCCACCATACCTGGGAATAGTTCAGTATGTGCGAAACCGACTCCGACACATAAAGTATCCGACCCCGGTCACAGCCAACCACAAACAGAAAACCTTCTGCAGCTTGCAGTATTAACATCTTCAGCTCCTGATCGGACAGAAAGGCCGGCTTGTAGTGACCCTCTGTGTACGAATGTACGGCGCCCCGGATCGTTTTCAGATGCTGCACGGCCATCCGCAGAACCGTCAGTTTGTCTAGCTTGCGGGACATTGCATGGCACATCGGTATCATGGCGGACAGTTCTGTAATGTAGGTGTTCATTTTGTCCCGCCGCCGCTTTTCGATCTCGCTGTGGTTTTGCCTGTGGAGGAAGGCAAGTAAAAGAAGCGAAGGTTAATGTAAGCTCGTCTAGGCAGAGATGATTTGTCAAAAACTTACTTTTTGCTCTCATCGGTCGTCCTGACGGATTTTGAATCATCACAGGTATCATCTTCAATGTCGCTCGTATCACTTTGGTAACATGGAACGAGAGAAATTGTGGGagaaaaatcatagaaatcgtTCATTCGATTTGAACGTTTGGTAATAATTTGAGGATAAATAATCAATCTACTAGGCCTTCAATCCTGAAGGCGTATTATTTAAGGCTCCTTATGGACCATTTTATTGGAGAATGACTGACGTAGTAACGAGGAGCCTCTAATAAAtactatttaaattaaaatacccacgaaatgaaatgaatttctAGCATCAAAAGCTCCAGAAATGTTAACAGAATACTATAGAAACCTTTATCTTATTGGACTTCAAAGGAAGGATTTTCACCGTTGACGTCAACTGCCAAAAATACTACAGAATTTCAGCATTGCTGTGCAAGAATCGGTATAATAAAAATGGTTAATTAAGACATGTTTAAATGTAGCacaaataaatattgcttACAATCGATGTTCCCCGAATCAATTCTTCAACCGGTGTTAAAAGCCTATGCGTAGAAGTTGGATACAACGGTAAATTAACGATCCTTTGATGTTGTAAATTTAAAACGCTaccgacaaaaaaacaaccctttACGTTAAAGATGTAAAAACCATTTTAAGCGGTACGTTTATCGTaccggcaacaacaaaacgtgcCCCAATTTAGACGAAGCTTCCGATCATTATACTCATCACCTGACGCGGAATCGACTCCGGTCCGGACCCATTACAACGCCACGTCaaatgatgattattttccatttaacGGTGTGATTTTTTCCCCCCAGGTAAAGCTACAAACAGCAGCACCGAAGAACTAAGACGCTACAAACGTATCACACGACCGCGCGAATCCTTACGACTGTCCCGGTGGATACTGGGCGACATCGTAAATTACATTACGTcagcacacaacaacagcaaaaaaagcccATCACAATGCCAACCTTTCCCGGGGGCAAGAGGCTTGAAGTTTCTGCTACTTCCGTGGCTTCATTTGTCGCGGCGGTGGCCGTGCCGGTTTGAGGTTTCCGTGAAAAATTAACACCCAAAAAGTTTTGCCCTTGCCTTGCAGCGAATAAATccagcgacaaaaaaaaaaacctaagcGTTCGGTAGATGATTTTacataattattaaattagcGCAAGAGCTGTTGGCAGTCGATGGCATCATCGTGGGTGCGTAGAGAGCAACGCCCATCAACCCGACGGTAGATGGGAATCACCTTCGGGGAAGGTGATTGTGTAATGCGATGTGCTTCACCGTTTTCCCCAGAACAAAGATCTTTGTTCCGTCGAAGAAAACTGCGGAGTTTGGGTGGTGCAAACGGGAACGGGATCCCTTAACTCATTTCAGGTCGGACTCTTTCTCAagtgtgtttctgtttgcaGCTAAATTAACATCAAACGAACGTCACCTTGGTTGGTGTTGCTTGAATTTCGCAAACCCTTACAACTCCTGACTTCTTGCTaaggaaatacaaaaaacTTACAACCAGAACTTTGTTTGTGTGGCCTTTtcttcaacagcaaaaactgaGTCGTGTTTGAAGATGCAGTCGTAAGATTTCATCTCACCACAAGCGCCTGTTCGGTTTGCAACAGTTCTAACTCGGCTGACGCACACACGTACTGACCTCTAGCGCGGGAAAAGGTTAACAACATGTGTATCGGCTTACACAACACCCCAAAAGGCACCCTCCCCACCCCCACTCGAAGGAAACAACAGTCGAAGAAAAACTTACTTGAAGGAAAACTTTCGCTTCCGTGCGCCACCGGAAGCGTGCTGGTGATCGTGGTGCGAATGTCCATGGTCGGAAAGATGCAGATGATGGTTGCCGCTTCCGGCCGCCGAAAGGGTGCTCAGATTGCTCACCGCAGACATTGTGCCGGCCAGCGACGGATCCACCAGGAGGGACGCATCCGGGCCACCGGTCATGTGCTCGGTCGGTACCGCACTAACACTGGGGGAAAGTAGAAAcgaaagagagggaaaaagTAGGACGtgtttagaaaatattttatataatagaaatataagaaattgtGCAATAACAAACAGTCACAAGCAAAGAGACAAACATTCTTTATAAAATGGCTAATATATAAAATGGTGtaaatcttaaaataaaactcaaaataataaatgtaaaagGAAGCTTTCTCGTTAAATGATATGTTCGACACATAATGACCCCTAGAGCTACTGgagtcttcttcttggcttaacgactacAAGCAATGTGCTAGACTAGCTGATACCGCTCAGTAGCATAATCAATCCACACTTCGGGGAAACTCAGGAGTCAAACATCTTGCATCTTTATTCAAAATAACTGTCACGACGATCGAAGTTGGGACTTcattttcttggtttaacgacccgCTAATTAGTGCTTACTATTGAACCATCGAATGCTACACACACAGGATAGTCAGACTAGTCCTCGCTATGGGGTCCGGAGACATGGATTCTGTTTAAATCTGACACATTCCTCTTAGCCTCTTTAGAGAGGAAAATGGAAGGATTTTGGCAATAAAACACGCTAGGTTCTGGTGGACTAGTAATATTATATTACCGATGGTTGACTGTCGAGGtgacccggtggtgtagacgaCAACGTCGccgttcttcaaacggcaggaccggggttcaaatcccatccgaaccgtccccccgtagagTGAAgcgactaaccaactacgtggtatcggcaatctagtaagccatttcgatggccggcatgaccttagaggtcgttaagccaagaagaagaagatggttgACTGTAAAGGTCTGTCAGGCCGTTTATACGTACAGAGGAGGCGTGAAAAAGGAAGCTTCTACCAGAAAAGTTGGGGTTTTACCTGGGTAGAAGGGCATGGTTTAAAAAGATTATCACCCCATCTAGTGTGGACGATCGGTGGTGCCTTAGTCTGGGTTATAATGAatatgtttgcatttttccatctttttctAGGCTTTGGCAATCAGTAACTACAACGTATTAGGACACGGAATAATTAAATAGGGTCGGTCCATGATTTCCTTCTCAATTTCTACTGCTGTGGAATGCTGGGACACCGAACATTTGGATAAAACCCCCTTCAAcgtatttgatttttgtttaatgtctCAACGAAGCGAACTTAGCCATGCTTCAGTTCCTATTAATAATCCTGTCCCTAATTCGgatttttacacatttctACTAAAAAATCACTACCGGTAAAGCGAACGAAACTAGCACAACGTACAGCAAACACTCAACAGCGAGCAACAGACGAACAAACGACCATATATTTACTTGGACGGCGAATGTGTTGCTGCTCCAAGCTCATAGAAAACGTTATGATGGTGATAGTTCTGCAGCAGTCCACCGGTTGTAATGACCGGATTTGGCACCTCAATCTGGTCCCCGTTGGCGACCGGTAGATTGCGATGAACGGAcgactgttgttgctgttgttgttgggcgGACGATGAGTTCGTGACCGTTACGCCCAGTTCGGTTAGCTGGTGTGGTTTTAGCTCATCCAGTGCCAGGAACTCGCGTTCCTCGTCCGGCACCTGCAGCACACGATTGTAAGGTAGATCCTGGAGCGAGAAGTTGCGCGCAACCATGATGCTGCCTGATGCCACTCTCACACTCTCACATTGTACAATGCCGTCGCCTCAACTTAAACGGCCTCACTAAACCCGTCGGGTGATGATTGCCTGCATTGCCACGGGAAACTACACCCACGATTCTATTCTATTTCACCGGTACAGGACTGTTAAAATGTGCTTAAAAGCTGCATAAAAGCTGATTAATAGTACTAAAACACTAAAGCTAAAATTACTCCTGGAAACTGTTTTAAGGTAGCAAAACGTACCACAACGTCAATTGTTACATAATTTGCACTATCTTTCTGGCGCACATCTTTTCTTACACACTATGTAAACAATCATCGTACGACGACGATGATTATTGGCATTACAAATAGCCCTTCAAGCTAGTTCGAATGGTACACCGCACAGGCAGGAAATAATTGTAGAACACCATCAACCAATCACGATTTACTTGAAGTACGAGACAGCACGGTGTAGAATGATTCAATTCAAACAACACAATTTTGCACAACAATCCCAGAGTCGTACCAAACCATCCTTCAAGCTACGAAAGGAAGACCGTGACGTAATCACCTTCGGTCACCGGTCGGCTAAACCTGCACTTGGCCACGGCTATTGTCACCATTCGTTCTAATAGTATTATTCCGGGAATGATCTGCGCCCGGCGGCTTCTAATTAGATTATGCAACGGTGGCACATAGCCACCGGGGACGTTCTATTTTGTGGCACACTTGAAACCAACTACGCGCTCACTGTCACTTAATTGAGCGATTTCGGTATCTTCCTATGAGTACtaccgaaaaagaaacacattttcattgattaccttaatttaaacaaaacacactcgcGCGGGTGACTTCAACCGAACCGTGGCAACGAACCCGGTCCAATTTCTACTATTAACccgagcacacacaaaaacggctCCTTCCGGGCGGACTGTCAGCGTACGTTTAGGGCGGACCGAAGACCATCGCAGCCAATTTATAAGCTCCGTGGAATTCCTCTGCTCGGGCTCCCGAAGCCACGAGTTGGCGTTCGTGTACGCGCGGCGTTCGGTTTGGggaggttgtttttcttgctttgtaAGTCAAATCCTGCCGGTTGGTCCCGTTCGCTTGGGGCAGCAGCTGGAATCAACCAGAATATTTATGGAAAGTGTAAAGAAGCTACAGTTAACTGAGAAAATTGTATCTAGTAACCAGAGacgaaaaatttcaaagagaAGCCGTTTCAAAAGGATGTTTCGTGGATGATACCGTTACTGAAGGAAGAAATtaatgagaaaaacaaaacaaaatcttctaAATGTAGTAATTAAAGTTGATGAAAgtcttaattatttaaaatttaacgtACATCCATGGTGTTCAATTTGAAGGACACACTTCGGGTTCCAATCGTACCCTCGGTTCGTTTGGCGCATGGTCACAACCGACAGGGAAAACTCTTCCCAACAGTTCCTCCAACTCCTCTCACACAGCAACAGTTTTGAACACAATCAACAGGTGTTTGATAAAATGGTCCTGCCcctttttgggggtttttttttttaatgtgccAAGCACCCTTCCCAAAACGCTCGTCCTCCTAAACCAAACCCTAATCGAAGAGTTTAAGCGCCCCGTTACCATTGGAACGTATGGCAGTTACGCAATCGGGGACGCCATACTGGGAGACCTGGCTTACCGAAACCCGTCCCTCAGTCCTACTACCTCCTTGTCGATGATGATGTAATAGAGAGTCTTTTCCAAGTTCTGTGtatgttggatttttttttttgtaaagtttaAACCATTGCACATGACAGTCGCATGTCCGCTGCAAGTTCTatcgcttttatttttaatcaccACTGGGGAAAATCTGTCCATCCCAAACCGGCGTTGGGCATGCAGATGAAAGcatgctgtgtttgtgtgtgtgtggtgggccgtgaaaggaattttatcaatttattgaTAAAATGAACAATTATTTGAATGAATTCCTAAAGATGCTGCATGCTTCCATTCTCATTGCCTATCTTTAGgcgcaaataaaaataacgcttatatttaaaaaaatgcgttacatattatttaattttttgcaccaaactgtttttgcctgtttttttaACGTAATCTTGATGAAGCAATCGGCAACCGGAATGTGCAGCTCTTGTACGTTTTGCAAACAGCCCTTCCGCACACAAATGCAGATTTAATCTGTTTGATCATCTGTATCAACAACCGATTGTCCGTTCTGCTGATGCGATTACGATGCTGgggttaaatattaaaaaccatACCACCGTCCACGTTACGCGAGGTGGAGGAGCATTATTATTTTGGAATTAAAATCAACCTCAAAACGTGAACGTCCATTCGATTGACGATTCCGCGCAAAACGGTCAGCCAGACAGTCGACACATCCCGCTGCTGATGTTTAATGGATAAGATCTGACCGTATACATGAACAGCTTAAGTAGAGCATCAGTCTTTTCGGCGGGTTTCGAATGCTAATCCGACGCTGAAGCGTCCTGATGTCCGGTCGTTAAACTTCGTTCCCTTACGCTCTTTTGTATTATACGGCGAGGGAATAAAGCGTAACCTCTGTCTCCAATCTACTGGTGTCTGGGCTTTAATTCTTGGCGGCACTACTGGTACATCTCAATGTATGTAAAGCGAAAGCAGTTTAAATTATACACCCGAAGCTGTCTGCCCACATCGAACAATCGCGTTGAGCAATCGGGACCACTCTTCCCTCCGTATGCGCACACattagttagcttgtttggcAAGCCGGAACAACCTCGAACCTCGGTTGGTGTCAACGATGGGCGACCGAACGCGCACATCCGATAGCGATCGTTTGGTTTCAGGTTACGCGCACCTTTCGGTGTATTACGTACAGGCGCTATACGTTGCCGTTCCTTTTGCGTTGTGGGTGAAAGGTAAGCCAGGGAGATGATGCGTTAATTAGGTGGCGGAATCCTTGCAGGGatcgattttcatttcaattatctCTCGTCCTAGAACAGGGCTTACTTACGACGGTTCGTCAGTGTGTCGTGATGAGGATTAATCATACgggattgatttttcttttcgctgctCTTTTagtggtttatttattttatttctatttgtaGCTGATACCatggaaaaagtaaaaaatgttgttaaatATTGTTGATGAACAGGGTTTGGGTTTGAAGAGCCAAATAGTATGCaatcaatatttaataaaatatttgaaacatgTTATTCGAATTGTTAGTGGAACATTTAGACACTTAATCGCACAAGTCTGTTAATAGTTATAAAATTTCTAGCACAGTTGCGTCtttcaaattattaaaaacatCTTCACCTTCCTTCTTCCGTATATGCAAGCAACTGCTTTCGATGCTTCTACTTAATCCCGGTTATGGTtcaaaatatcaatttttcatcataAATACGCTAAGAGTAATTAACAGACAATAAGTTTAGTTCGACTCATGGTATATAAAAAtacttttgcttccttttactTCCCTCATGCTAGTTTTTATCTAAGCGAAGAACTCATTCAATGGTATCGGGATAGAATCgatagaagagaaaaaccaTCTCAACGGTGTACCCTTTATATTTCCCTGCAAGGTAAGCACATTGTCTGCCTCGTCAAATATTTGTCAAATCCAGATCCCTCAACCTActttccgtttcttttttgctacTCAAATGCCTCACAAATACAGCTGTTTCTCTTATCTGGCTGTATCGTAATCCACTACACCCAGTACGGCGATTACCCAATTTCTCCACTCAACTTTAAGCGCAACAAAATAGTCCTTTCCGTGACAGTGGATGAGACCAATTCATGCCCAGCCATCCTTGTACGAAGGCtgaatgaaatggaaacgaaATCGACAACAGGTAGCTCCAGGATCCGATTTCTGGACCTTTCAGTAGCAGAAAACACAAATTACATAACACGGCACGGTACTGCCGGTTGCTGTGTCCTATCCGCGGGATCCTGGAACAAATCTGCTTCATTCTTCCTTTCCCTTGATACAACATTTGCCGGTATTCGTTCGATTCGAAGGATGGCGTGAAGCGTAGTTTACTCTGCACTCGAAACACACTCCGATCCCGTTGGTAATAAGACAACCGACCGGCCGAACCCAACCTGGGcagaaaaataatgaaaacgcAATTCCACACTTTCCCTTCGACACCCATCGACGTCGTGAACTGTTAACGATGAATGCATCTTCTCGCTAGCTACGAATGTAAGGGATGCgaagtttgcttttcttccaattttcatctttttacACAAATAATTGGCTTACAATGGGAGCGCAGCTTTGTTCCCTTTGCAAATCgctgtatgtgtgcgcaggGAAAGGTTCCTGCTTTGCTTGGGAGAAATAATGTCCCATTGCATCCCTGTTCGGTGGATCAGGTGGTAAGGTGAGTAGACATTCCCCATCCCTGTTTTACACCATTCGACTGCAGTTACATCATTATATTTTCTGTACGTGCTAATGGGAATGTTTTTGATGCTATTCAAATGTAACTGCTCGTGTGATGCAGAAGCTATTCATCAAAAAGTGCAATAAAGTGCATCGCATCGACTGTAAGGTAATCGAACAAATACCGTTAACTCAGTAAACACAGTAAactcaaataataataataataagtgACGCGTAGAAATTcatagaaacaaataaaatattcataacaaaaatattacttttagCATTTCAACTTAAGGACCgtatatttaataatttttactaTATAGTTTgatttgctataaaattttcattcccaATGCGTAAGTCTTTTCGGAGGATTTATTTCAGATTCGGGAAAGCTTCATCCTTTGCCATCCCTACGGATGTTGGTCCCATACTCCAGTAGTGCATCCCCATTCCATCGGAAAAATTAGAGGAAAACGTCAAGTTTTCCTTAGTCTTTTGCGTGTTCGGTCTACCAAAGGTGGATGATTGCATCCGGTTTGTTCCCGGCAGGAAACACTATGGTTGATGTATTAGTTTAAAACAGATTTTATGCTTCttcagaaatattttttaaatacctaTATTAATCTTTGGTTTATCAGTGAAGAGGCAATCGTGTCAAGGGAGCAGGTCTTCACAGGGCAGAATCAGGGTTCTGATTCCATCCAGACCACTTCATCCtcagtaagccattcgttgCCCGGCAtaacctagtaggtcgtttaGCAACGAAAAAGATACATGAGTTCGAGGGACAATATAGTACCCTTAAATTAACGCAGGCCCTTTTCCAAATGTTCCAAACGATTGGT encodes the following:
- the LOC126561628 gene encoding aryl hydrocarbon receptor nuclear translocator-like protein 1, producing MVARNFSLQDLPYNRVLQVPDEEREFLALDELKPHQLTELGVTVTNSSSAQQQQQQQSSVHRNLPVANGDQIEVPNPVITTGGLLQNYHHHNVFYELGAATHSPSNVSAVPTEHMTGGPDASLLVDPSLAGTMSAVSNLSTLSAAGSGNHHLHLSDHGHSHHDHQHASGGARKRKFSFNDTSDIEDDTCDDSKSVRTTDESKKQNHSEIEKRRRDKMNTYITELSAMIPMCHAMSRKLDKLTVLRMAVQHLKTIRGAVHSYTEGHYKPAFLSDQELKMLILQAAEGFLFVVGCDRGRILYVSESVSHILNYSQGDLLGQSWFDILHPKDVAKVKEQLSSSDLSPRERLIDAKTMLPVKTDVPQGVTRLCPGARRSFFCRMKCKANVQVKEEADQPNSVSSVSNVCHRRKKQVNSDKKYSVIQCTGYLKSWAPAKIGLEENETDGEGDSCNLSCLVAVGRVQPNLNQSCSLTTNGLHTPSSANGRSRNGQNSNSGTGAGTSGGNTGSSSNGNPAATPSNGSGKSLNRNNIPNLRNVQFISRHAMDGKFLFVDQRATLVLGFLPQELLGTSMYEYYHHEDIPALAESHKAALQGTQCVTTSVYRLRTKETGFVRLQSEWKSFRNPWTKEIEYLIAKNNVILSELGDSGTTRAGGYGMGELGDGTGEPGSGTGGQPGVGYEFFNHTNGREIQRMINSHVEAGKIGRQIAEQVLDHQRRVGDSSSESSPNPNEPTMQPSFSSALSDANHSNDAITSGEHSMVTSTGVSPSSIAVVPPAVTTRINGTLPGYSHVQTNAIISPEHDVSQTQASSTDGNDEAAMAVIMSLLEADAGLGGPVDFSGLPWPLP